CACATATGTTCTTGAACCTCAAGTCCATGTTTCGAAACTTGACatagaaataaaattctaagattcatgatattatatattaatccaACTAAATGGAATACATTTGTCTATAACTACTGCATGTTTATTACATGTAGCTCTATCTATATTTTAGTAACAACTCCGCCCAATTGAATAACCCTCTAGAAAAAATTCTTAATTGTAATAGTGATGTATCACAGCAGTCaaaatgcttctttttttctttttttctttttttttttaaagttgctTGTAATATGGCACGGTCATGAGCATGAGGAGAAGTTCTACACTGTTAcgcttgcaccacgtcatcaataacaagccaatcatatttctgcttttcaaacaaaagtacaacaaaaatatttttttaccatcatgatgggacatatatttttaaaaaaatttatttgattggtttgtgacGCCATGTCACTAGTATAACCGgtgtattctagaatttttccatgAGGTGGCAGCTTGCAACTGACAAGGCTTGTTTTtgtcttaatattttttaatattttttactttattttaaatataatttaaattattcaaatattaaataactttcttaaaaaaagttatttaaatCTGTTTTATTGAGGAAATAACAATATATTTGTCAGGAAGTTatcagtaaaatttaaaaaataaaattaaaacactAAAAAAATGTATAGGGGTGTATTTAATTtcaagcctaaatttaggctcaagctcggcttgaaattaattcgagtcgagctcaAACGAGCCTAATTTTGTGTCGAGCGAGCTCAAACACTAACaaagccgcttgaaattcttaatatcatacaatctataatttaatttttataaaatattatctaaaatttaatacaaaaatatgtcttatagtttaacatacaaaataaatacataaaatacaatattataaatacataaaatacaatattataaaatacaaaataaatacataaaatacaatattataatattaaaaaaataatttaagagaAGCGACTCTACGAGCAAGTGaaatgaaagagagaaagagaaagagtaaTTTGAGTAGGGTTTtgctggtttggttttgtgggccagcaaatatacataataacctaagctctatatataatatttaaatacataataattatatataattaatatatatatatatatatatatatatatatatatatatatatatatatatatatatagagtgaggctcctatccttctggaagcacggagccttccgtgctttcaggttgttttcgatgttgcaactttcaaatcgtcgatcggctccgttaaacttgatatagagtatttgaagtacctagaaaataaattttatgattttcgatatcatttgcctagtgatcgaagcgctcaaaatcaataattttaatggtcgtagtgagccgtttgcaagtttaacggtgtagaaatattcaaatcacatgaaattttgatagaaaattttttatattatataaaacaagatcaatatctttgatctaaaattttaatgttatattattacgttttgtaagatttttatttcagccgttgcttttgagccccttcgttcactaggcaaataatatcaaaaaattacataatttattttctaggtactttttCGCCGTGTCGGGCAGCCTGGGGGCGGCGTAGGAACTGCCCGCGGGCACTCTCGGCCTCGGGGAGCGCAAACTGCCCCCACTGTACCGCACGTGCCAAATCTTTTGCCAGCCATTGGATCTTGCCATGTGTTCCCATCCCACCCGTCCGCTGTGATTGCCGCCGACGCCTGATTAGCTGGCGCCCCGCTGTTGTCGGGTCAGTTCCGCTTCACCCGCGTCCACCTCCCGCAGTGCTCGGCTAATTACAAAGTAACCGAACTGAATCCCGCTCAAATAGCACAAATGCGTTCACTACCCGGTGACCTTATCTCAACCCGTCAGGAAAAAGACAACGCTGCCCTTGTACAGAACTCGGCAGCTTGTGCTACGGCCGTGCTGTCATCAGGTACACCTAGAGCACGCTCGTAGCTTAGACGTAGGGGCAAATCCGTAACATGGCCACAAAATCAGATCTAGATACGCATTTTTTAACTTCTCCAAAAGATATATACTTTGCAGGAGTACGTGAtcggattttaaaatttatttataataacaatatattgTAAAAAGATCCTTGCATAATAACGGTGCTCTCATTCCCTGTAAACGTCGCAAACTGCTATAAAAGCCGCTCTCCCGCGATCTCCTTACCTCGTCCCGGCCCCTCCTCTCATCTCTTCAATTCAACTGTGTTCTCTCTCTCCCGCCCCTCGATCCAAGGCGAGCGCCATTTTCTCCCTCCAAAACCACTCTCCCCATCCCTTCTCTTTGCAAGCTCTATACGCGTCGCCATTGTCGCTCTCCAAAGCCACAACCAtgtcctcctcatcctcctccttcGACTTCGGCTCCGACTCTACCTTTCTCCCGCTCCTGATCTCCCCAACAAGCTCACTCACCTCACTCTTCGCTCTCCTCGTTGTGACGCTGTCCTTCCTCTGGTTCTACCCCGGTGGCGTCGCATGGGCCTTCTCCAAGGTCCGCGTCTCCGTTCCCGGTCCACCCGGCATCGTCTTCGCCCTCTCCGGCACCGCCGCCCACCGCGTCCTCGCGAAGCTCTCCTCGTCTCTCCAAGCCACGAAGCTCATGGCTTTCTCCGTCGGGATCACTCGCTTCGTCGTCTCCACCCACCCCGACACGGCGAAGGAGATCCTTAACAGCTCCGCCTTCGCCGACCGCCCCATCAAGGAGTCCGCGTACGAGCTCCTCTTCCACCGCGCCATTGGCTTCGCTCCTTTCGGTGAGTACTGGAGGAATCTCAGGAGAATCTCTGCTACTTATTTGTTTAGTCCGCGGAGGATCGCGGCTTCTGTGGAGCAGCGCGTCGAGATAGGGAAGCAGATGGTGGAGGAAGTAAAGGGCCAAATGGCAAAGAGTGGAGTGGTGAGTGTGAAGAGGGTGTTGCATTATGGCTCGCTGAACAACGTCATGATGAGCGTTTTCGGTAAAAGCTACGATTTTGCCAAGGGAGAGggggcggaggtggaggagatGGTGAGCGAAGGGTATGAGTTGCTTGGGACGTTCAACTGGAGCGACCACGTTCCCTTTCTGGGTTGGTTGGATCTCCAAGGTCTGAGGAAGAGGTGTCGGCGGCTAGCCGCCGAAGTGAACGTGTTTGTTGCAAGGATCATAGAGGAGCACAGGGTGAGGGAAAAAGCTAGTGTCACTGTTGGCGAGGAACTAGTTGTTGGGGACTTTGTGGATGTGTTACTCCACTTGGAGCAAGGTGAGAAGCTCTCGGACTCCGACATGATCGCTGTGCTTTGGGTACGTACGACGTTCATTTCCTTACATCTAATGCATGAATAGCATATCATTTGTTTTAtcgttacagtagtagtttaaTTACTTGgcgcgtgtatatatatatatatatatgctagatatTTTACTCCTTGTGCTACCAAACATATATCTCTTTGGGCTGATGCATGGATTCGTAACTTACTGTTCGAACAATACTAGACCATCATGTTGATGGACGTtaatagcttcttttttttttttctgtacaaTTCCATTAACTTGTTTGCCAATTGAGCTAGAgcacttttaaaagtatcactctcttggtgctattaaatttttagctcTTGAATATACTCATTGATTATTAATAacttttggatcaaatactatttcactTACTACCGCCTATCACTATTATCCCAACCTTATATTTATCtattcaagggttaaaaactcaaaagtaccaatctcttgtgcttttgagagtattctagctcaactccttatttgcttcctatatatatatatatatatatactcagtAGCATCTTCAAGCAACCattaatcttattattattattattattattattaatttgcatGCAGTAATCATACAAGATAACACTAGTTACGTTCGCAtagcttaatttattttgattaattNcatatatatatatatagtaaggctactatactcttatgagtattgtgcccttcgtactcataagttgttttcgatgatggggcttccgaatcgacgatccactcaattaaatatgatctagagtatttgaaacttcttaaaaataaatttcgtaattttttgaaatcataataaagttcatcaaactggcataaaatgaacggccaaaatcgaacgacgtcctaaaaatggatgatcggatccttcaatttaagatcggagtttttgatctttatctaggtagtgaatagaattttctgtcaaaaattcaacctattccaattcttttacaccgttaactAACAAGTATCCCATgccggtcgttaaaaattgttaattttttgagctcttgatcgtaaggtaaatgatgtcgaaaaattataaaatttgatttctagaagttttaaatgctctaaataatgtttaacggtatggatcgtcgatttggaagctttatcatcgaaaacaacttatatcGCTACCAAAAAGTCGCcactaaaaatcatttttgttgtaatgagagtatagtagctggactNatatatatatatatatatatatatagtaggtttTGTGTGTTATTAGAAGTATGGAGGCCTTTGTGCTcataagccattttcgatgataaaacttctgaatcaacgatcaggtccgttagacttgatctaggatatttaaagtatttagaaaataaactttgcgattttttgatattatttacctagccatcgaaaaggttcaaaattaatggctgaaaataaaaatctcacaaaaagtggtgatataatactaaaattttcgatcagagatattgatcttgtaataaatagtataaataattttctatcaaaatttcatcgtatttgaatacttctataccgttaaacttgcaaacgatataaatcaatcattaaaaattgttgattttgaaccatttcattaaaaattgttgattttgaaccattaaaaattgCTAACGAAGCCGActgtcaatttggaagctccatcatcgaaaacggcttagcagcacggaggcttccgtactcCTACTAGGACACAAgacctgctctatatatatatatatatatatatatatatatatagagagagagagagagagagagagagagagagagagagagagaaagagagagtacgtctcctatactttcgaaagtaccagGGCtttcgtacttgtaagttgtttttgatgatggagcatccgattcggcgatcggctccgttaggcatgaTCTACGCTTTTAGAACTATttggaaaccaaatttcataatttttttacatcatttactaagtgaTCAAAGAGCCtcaaaattgactattttaacggccgatgtagTGCGTTTTAAAGTTCATcggtgtagaagaatccaaattacatgaaactttaatgaaaaattctacttaacattaagagcaagaacaatattttcgatttgaaatttgagtcttttattactattttttgtgagatttttattttcagccgttcatttggagcctactcgttcactaggcaaatgaagtcaaaaaattatgaaatttgatttctaaatagttccaatagcataaatcatgcctaacggagctgatcgccga
The nucleotide sequence above comes from Ananas comosus cultivar F153 linkage group 17, ASM154086v1, whole genome shotgun sequence. Encoded proteins:
- the LOC109723333 gene encoding cytochrome P450 78A5-like, which translates into the protein MSSSSSSFDFGSDSTFLPLLISPTSSLTSLFALLVVTLSFLWFYPGGVAWAFSKVRVSVPGPPGIVFALSGTAAHRVLAKLSSSLQATKLMAFSVGITRFVVSTHPDTAKEILNSSAFADRPIKESAYELLFHRAIGFAPFGEYWRNLRRISATYLFSPRRIAASVEQRVEIGKQMVEEVKGQMAKSGVVSVKRVLHYGSLNNVMMSVFGKSYDFAKGEGAEVEEMVSEGYELLGTFNWSDHVPFLGWLDLQGLRKRCRRLAAEVNVFVARIIEEHRVREKASVTVGEELVVGDFVDVLLHLEQGEKLSDSDMIAVLWVRTTFISLHLMHE